GGCGTCGCCGTAGAGCGTGAACTGCGACACCACCAACAGCGCGCCGTCCACGTCGGCCAGAGCGAGGTTCATCTTGCCCTCGGCGTCGCCGAACAGCCGCAGCCCCACCACCTTCTCGGCCATCCACGCCACCTCGGCGTCGCCATCGGCGTGCGTGAACCCCACCAGCAGCAGGAATCCGCGGCCGATCGAGCCGGTGACGCGGCCGTCCACGCGGACCTCGGCCCGCGACACGCGTTGGAGCAGGATGCGCATGGCGCAGGAATATAATGCGCCCTCGCATCCACGGGCCCGAGCGCGCATCTTCAAGCGGTCTCGCACTCCACCCTCTCGCCCCCGCCATGCCGCTCTTTGCACGACGACTCGACGACCTCGGCGTCGAAGGCTCGTTCACGTTCGGAGAAGACGTCGCCCGCGCAGCCGCGCGGCGCCCCGATGTGATCCGCCTGACGATCGGCGAACCCGATTTCGACAGCGCGCCGCACATCAACGAACCGGGCATCGCCGAGATCCGCCGCGGCAACACCCACTACTCCGATCCGCAGGGCGTGCCGTCGCTGCGCGCCGCGATCGCCGCCTACGTGGCCCGCACGCGCGGCATCCCGGGCGATCCGGCGCGCGTCGTCGTGCTGCCGGGCGCCAAGCCGTCCATCTCGCTCACCCTGCAGACGTACGTGGATCCGGGCGACGAGGTGATCTATCCCAGTCCCGGGTTCGCGATCTACGAATCGTGGACCACGTTCGTGCGCGGCACGCCGGTGCCCCTGCGGC
This genomic interval from Gemmatimonadaceae bacterium contains the following:
- the dtd gene encoding D-aminoacyl-tRNA deacylase, with the protein product MRILLQRVSRAEVRVDGRVTGSIGRGFLLLVGFTHADGDAEVAWMAEKVVGLRLFGDAEGKMNLALADVDGALLVVSQFTLYGDAAKGRRPSFIDAARPDVAVPLYERFVAALRARGVRTETGEFGAMMDVELVNDGPVTLWLEK